The DNA segment TAAAGATATAGATTTAGCCATTAAAAGGATTAAAAAAGCTATTCAATCAAATGAAAAAATTACTATTGTTGGTGATTACGATGTAGATGGAGTAGTATCAACTACCATTATTGTTGATTTTTTTAAAAGAGCAGGAATAAAAGTTGATTATATCATTCCAAATAGATTTACCCATGGATATGGACTCTCACCCAAAATAGTTGATATGATTGATGAAGGTTTGGTAATCACCGTTGATAATGGTATCTCTGCAAATGAAGCTGCAAAAAAGCTAAAAGAGAAAAATATTGATTTAATCATAACAGACCATCATACAGTAGGAGAAGAACTTCCAAACGCTATAGCAATCATAAATCCAAAACAAGAGAACTGTAATTTTCCTTTTAAAGATATTTGTGGAGCTCAAGTTGCATGGTATTTATGTGCAGCACTTAAAAAAGAGCTAAACTTAAATGTAAATCTACAAGAGTTTTTTGATCTACTTAGTGTAGCTATTATTGCAGATATTATGCCAATGACCAGCCTTAATTATACTATGGTTAAATATGGCCTTAAACAGATAAAAACTTCAAATAGACCAGCTTTTATTAAAATAAATGAGATGATGCACAAAGATTTATATGTCTCTGATGATGTTGGTTTTACCATTGCTCCAAAGATAAATAGTGCAGGAAGAATGGATGATGCCTCTGTTGCTCTCTCTTTTTTACTATCTGAGAGTGTTTATGAAGCAAATGACTCTTTACAACTGCTTGAAGAGTTAAACTGCTATAGAAAGGTTTTACAAGAGAGAATCTCTCAAAAAGCAATACTTGCAACCCAAGAAGAGGATAATGCAGTAGTTGTTTGGGGAGAAGATTGGCATGAGGGAGTTATTGGAATAGTTGCTTCAAAACTCTCAAACGCATATAAAAAACCAGCCTTTATCTTCTCAATTAAAAATGGTATGGCAAAGGGAAGTGCAAGGGCAAATGCAAATATTGACCTTTATACAATTATCTCTGAAACTTCTGATATTTTAAAAGGTTTTGGTGGACATAAAAATGCAGCAGGACTCTCACTGGAAGCAAAAAATCTTGAAGAGTTTAAAAAACGAATAAATGAGATTTTGGATATTGAGCCAGAAGATTTACACATTGAACATGATGTATTAGGAGAGTTAGATGTCTCTTGTGTGGATAATGAATTCCTTGATATTATAGAGAAATTTGAGCCCTATGGTTTAGGTAATCACCGACCAATTTTTAAAGTAACAAACTCTAAAATCATAAAATCTCAACTCTTTGGAAAAGATAAAAACCACTTGAAACTAACACTAAATAACAATGGCTTTATTTTTGAAGCTTTACAATTTTATACTGAAAATAGAGATTTTAAAGAGTATGTTGATTTGGTAATTTCAATAAATAAAAATGAGTTTAGAGGGGAAATAAGCCCTCAGTTTTTAATACAAGATATCTTATAGAACCATTGGTGCTATAACTCTTCTATTTTGACCACTTGCCTCTAAATCTAAAATCTCTTCATCAACAATAGTTTCACTACTTGCTGAACTTAGAATATTTCCAGTTGTTATATCAATTAGTTTTACAAACACTATTAAACTTTGTGTAGTTACACTGTAAGTTCCTACAACTGCAAATTGGTTATCAACTTCAGAGCTTTTTATATCTTTTTGTTCTCTTGTCAAAAGATTAAAGCCACGATGTCCAAGTTGGAAATCTCTGCCAAGTTCAATCTCTCTTATTATAATTCCTCTTCTAGATAAAGAGTTCTTAAGCTGTTCAGATAGTAAAAATCCTAATTTTGAATGATTTTGCAAAGTATCAATATTTACAAAATCTGATACTAAAACAACCTCTTCATTTCCAATTTCTGCGTTTAATCTACTCTCTTGTTTTTTTATTAAATCTTCAACAAGAGAATTAAAATCGTTTGAACCAATAATGTTTTTATGATAGGTTGGTGATTTACTTGCAATTGATTTTGCAATATTTGAACATGAAGTTAAAAAGATAATTAAAAATATTGAAGTAAAACTATACTTCAATATTTTTATAGATTTTGAACTCATTAATACTATTTTTCTTCTATTATTTTAATAGTTCTTGCAGGTTGGCAATCTTTAAATAACACACAGTCATTTCTTTTGTTGTGTTGATAAGTTGCTCTTGCACTAGAGATGATTTTACCAGTAATATTATCTAATACTCTCGCATTTAACATTACTTTTCCATATTGTCTTGAGTAAGTACCCACAACCACATATGTATTTGGTATTTCATCTTTAATTTTATGAGGATTTCTACTAATAAAATATTCACCTTGTTCATTTATTGAAACAGCCAATTGTCCTCTGTATTCAATTACGTTGAAACCTCTATTTGATATCTCATTAATTAAACTTTCACTTACTATTCTTCCAAACTCTGTAGTCTTTTTAAAATTATCAAGTCTAACAAAAGATGTGATAAGTACAGGCTTACTTGTATTCATCTTTGTATTTTGCATCATTTGAGTAGCCAGTGAATTTATTGTATCTTCAAGAGTATACTGCGTAGTAACATTTTTTTGCATATCATTTGCGATTTGAATATGCTGTTTAGTAATTTGTACTTTTTTGTCTTCTTTTGCAACTGAAGTATCTTCATAATTTTTTGCTGTTGTTGTTGGGATTTCAAGTGCACAACCAGTAATTATTGAAGCTGTTGCAACGACAAGGCAAGATTTAGCGAAAGTTTTTAACATAAATTCCCCTTATATTCGTTCTTACGATTTTATTTAAAAATAGCTTATAAATTCTTGAAAACCAAATAAATAAGCATTTTTATAATTCTTGTTTTTTCATCTTCTTGTGTTAAAATAATCAAAAAATCAAGATAAGGAGTTTTGCCATGTCAACACTTTTAGTACCCATATCAAATGGATTTGAAGAGATTGAAGCTTTAACAATTGTAGATGTATGCAGAAGAGCTGATATTGAAGTTACTTTAGCTTCTATTAATGAAATTGAAATAGTAGGGGCACATAATATAACTATTAAAGCTGATGCCCTTTTAAAGGATGTAGATGCAGATGCTTTTGATATGATAGCACTTCCTGGTGGTCTTCCAAATGCTTTTAATCTTGCTAAAGATGAACTTCTAAAAACAATACTTCAAAAATTTAAAAAAGAGAATAGATATATTGGGGCAATTTGTGCTGCTCCTTTTGCTTTACATACAGCAAATGTTCTAAATGACAAATATACTTGTTATCCAAGTTTTGAGCAAAAAATTGACTCTTCAACTTATGTGGAAAATGAAATTGTTGTAAAAGATGATAAGGTTATTACTTCAAAAGGACCGGCAACAGCTATGCAGTTTGCTTTGGAATTAGTAAAAATATTAAAAGGTGAAGAGAGCTTTACAAAAGTTAGAGATGGGCTTTTATTTAAGGCTTCTTAATTTTTCTAAAATCTCTTCATTTTTTTGCCAAAAATCTAAAAAACTATGGGAGATAGACATATCTCTCATAAATAGATATGCTTTCTCTTTTTTTGCCAAATACTCTTCTTTATCATTTGAGAGTTCATTAATAGCTTTTATTACCTCATCATAATTGTTTATATCAACAATATAACCAAAATCACTATTAACAAAAGTTTTCGGACCACCTTTGTTTGTAACTATTACAGGAAGAGCTGAAGACATAGCTTCCATTACAACTTGCCCTAAAGTATCTGTTGTTGAAGGGAAAATAAAACAATCACTAGATGCATAAACTTTAGATAACTCTTTACCTCTTTTTCTACCTAAGTAGGTAATAGATTCATCTTTTATCTCTTTATTTAGCTCTTTATCTCCAACTAAAATAAGCTGACAATTTTCAAACTTACCCTTTTGCCAAATATCAAGGAGTTTGTGAACATTTTTTTCAACAGAGATTCTTCCCACATATAAAACTTTGAATCTATTTTTATCAAAATTGTAAGGATCCCAAATAGTTTCATCTTTAAAAGATTTATCAAAACTTTCTATATTTATTCCTGCTTTTAAAAGATATATCTCTTCATCTACAAACCCAAGTTGCTCTTTTAGGGTTTTGAAATACTCATCTGATCTTGAAAAAAGAGCTTTATACGGACTATAAAAAAGTTTTAAAAACTTTATTGTACCCCATCTAACAAAAGCATTTTTAGTATTTTTATACATATATGCAGGGAAATCTGTATGATAAATCCCCGCAACTGGTATTTTTAAAAGTTTTGCACTTATAAGGGCACAAAGCCCTACAGTACCAGGAGTTGAGATATGCAATAAATCAGGCTTTAACTCTTTTATCTTTTTTTTAATCTTGAAAAAAGGTGGAAGAACCAAATCCAATGATTTATAAAAAGGCATTCTCATTCTAAAAATTGGCTTGAAGTTTACAATATTTGGAAACTCCTCTTCTGTCCCTTTGCTTGTAGAGGTTATAACTGTAAACTCTTTTTCAAAAAAAATTGCCTCTTTTGAGAAATCTTGAATAAACCTAGATACTCCATTAACATCAAATACGGTATCGCTTATTAAACAAATTTTTATTTTTTTCATTTGAATATACTATTGCATATTGATTACAGCACTATTACATGTTATTAAGTTGTAATCTACATGTAATAAAATCCCTTCATGAAATATAAAAGCATATTTATATCTGATGTTCATTTGGGAACAAAGTTTTCTAATACAAAATTTTTGTTGGATTTTTTGAAACATAATGATTGTGAAAATCTATTTTTGGTGGGAGATATAATTGATGGATGGGCTATAAAGAGAAGATTTGTATGGCCTCAAACACACTCAGACGTTATTCAAAAAATTTTAAAAAAGGCAAAAAAAGGTTGTAATGTTACTTTTATAACAGGAAACCATGATGAGTTTTTAAGACCTTTTGTTCCTCTTATTTTAGGTAACTCTTTAGAGGTTAAAAATGAAGCGGAGTATACATCAGTATCAGGGAAAAAATATTTAATAACCCATGGTGATTTTTTCGATTCAATCACAATGACAAAAAAGTGGTTGGCAATTTTAGGTGATTATGGTTATGACTTACTTTTAAATCTAAATCAGATGTTAAATGTTATAAGAAGTAGAGTTGGAATAAAATCAAAATGGTCTTTGTCTAAATATGTAAAAGACAATGTAAAATCCTCTATCTCTTTTATAACTGCCTTTGAAGCTACTTTGGCAAGACATGCAAAATATAAAGGTTATAATGGCATAATTTGTGGACATATCCATAAAGCTGAAATAAAAAAAATCGACTCAATTGAGTATCTTAATTGTGGAGATTGGGTTGAATCTTGTACAGCTTTGGTTGAAACCTTTGATGGTGATTTTAAAATAGTGAGTTGGTTATATAAATGAGTGATAAAAAATTGGCTCTTGCCCTTGGTGGAGGAGCAGCAAAAGGAGCTTTTCATTTAGGGGTTTTAGATTTTTTTGAAGAGAGTAAAATAACTATTGACGCCTATTCAGGAAGTTCAATTGGAGCTATTATTGCAGCATCCCATGCAAGTGGAGTAAAAGCAAAAGAGCAGTTACAAATTTTTTCCTCAAAAGATATAAAAAAGCTATTAAAGTTTAACTACTTTAGAAATGGTCTTATTAGAATAGCTGAAAATCAAAAGATTTTAGATGATTTACTTCCAATTAAAAGACTTGAAGATATTCCAAAAGAGATCTATCTTACAGCTTATGATTTAAGAAAAAAAGAACTTCATTACTTTACTGAGGGTGACACTCAAAAACTCTGTATGGCTTCAAGTGCTTTAATACCACTTTTTCGACCCATTTCATATAAAGATATGTATCTAATTGATGGGGGGCTTTTTGATTCAGTTCCCATAAAACCTTTTGATAAAAACTCTTATGAAATTATTGCCATTGATCTTTTTCCAAAAAAAATAAAAGATGAGAAGATAAGAAGGGTAACCCTTTTTAAATCTCTACAAAGAAAATTGTTTGTGCAACTACATGAAAACCATAACTTTACAATTTTAAATACAAATCAGTATCTAACAAGCCTTGAGATATGGGATTATTCCATGTTTACTTTTAAAGAGCTAGAAGAGTGTTTTAAATTGGGATATAAAGAGGCAAAAAGACATTTTTCATCTTTATAAATCTACCCTTAAACTAGATAAGTACCTTAAGTGTTTTTCATCTTTTTTTATATGCTATTGGATATAATCTATTTTAATTTAAAAAAGAAAAAAGAATAGATTATGTCACAAACTCCAGAATTTACACACTTACATTTACACACAGAATATTCACTTTTAGATGGTGCTAACAAAATAAAACCCTTAGCAAAAAAAGTAAAAAAGATGGGAATGAAAAGCGTTGCTATGACTGACCATGGGAATATGTTTGGAGCAATTGACTTTTACAATGCAATGAGAGCAGAAGGGATTAAACCTATTATTGGGATGGAAGCTTATATTCACAACTCAGAAGATATAGGAGACAAAACCACAAGACAGAGATTTCACTTATGTCTATATGCTAAAAATGAGATAGGTTATAAAAATCTAATGTTTTTAAGTTCACAAGCTTATATGCATGGTTTTTATTATTATCCAAGAATAAATAAAACTCTTTTAAGGGAAAATTCTGAAGGTTTGGTTTGCAGTGCAGCTTGTTTGCAAGGTGAAGTAAACTGGCATCTTAATACAAACAACGAAAGAAATGTTAAATTTGGTGCAAAAGGTTATGAAAAAGCAAAAGAGATCGCTTTGGGATACAAAGAGATTTTTGGGGATGATTTCTATTTAGAGATTATGAGACATGGTATTGGGGATCAACTCTTTGTTGATGATTTAATTCTAAAAATCTCAAAAGAGACAGGTATCAAGGTAGTTGCAACAAACGATACCCACTATTTAGAGCAAAAAGATGCTGAAGCCCACGAAGCTTTTATGTGTATAGCTATGAATAAACTCTATGATGACCCAAATAGATTAAGACACAGTGTTCATGAGTTTTATCTAAAATCTCCAGAGCAGATTGCAAAACTTTATGCTGATATTCCTGAAGCAATAGCCACAACACAAGAGATTGCAGACAAATGTAATTTGGAGATAAAATTAGGGAACCCTACTCCACCAAACTTTAAATTTACAAGACAAAAACTAATAGAACTTAATCTTGAGATTCCAGAACCAGATCAAGAGTATTCACTAAAAAACGATATTGCACTGTTTGAACATAAATGTAGAGAAGGTCTTGAAAAAAGACTTGAGATTGTTCCAAAAGAGAAACATGAAGAGTATAGAGATAGACTAGAAGTTGAGATTAATATTATAAACAATATGAAGTTCCCTGGATATATGTTAATTGTTTGGGATTTCGTAATTGTTGCAAAACAGATGAAGATTCCAGTTGGACCAGGAAGGGGATCAGCAGCAGGAAGTTTGGTTGCATATTCTTTGTTTATTACAGATATTGATCCTATGCCTTATGGTCTTCTATTTGAGAGATTTCTAAATCCAGAGAGGGTGTCAATGCCCGATATTGATATGGACTTTTGCCAAAGTAGAAGGGGTGAAATTATTGATTATGTTGTACAACAATATGGTCGTTCAAACGTTGCGCAAATCATCACCTTTGGTAAACTTCTTGCAAAAGGGGTTATTAGAGATGTTGCAAGGGTTCTTGATATGCCCTACTCAAAAGCAGATGCCATGGCAAAACTTATTCCAGATGAACTTGGAATTAATCTTACTCAATCATGGGAAAAAGAACCAAAAATAAAAGAGCTTTGTGAGACAGATCCTCAAGCAAAAAGAGTTTGGGATTTTGCTTTAGCTTTAGAAGGCTTAAATAGAAATGCAGGAACTCATGCAGCTGGTGTTGTTATCTCAAATGAACCTTTATGGAAAAAAACTCCTTTATTTAAACCTTCAGGGATGGAGACAATTGCAACCCAATACAATGGTAAATATGTTGAGGATGTTGACTTAATCAAATTCGACTTCTTGGGTCTTAAGACCCTTACAGTTATTGATGAAGCAAATAAACTTGTTGAAAAGAGATATGGAAAAAGAATTAACTTTATCCACGAAGATGTAAACGACTTAGGTGTTTATGAACTAATTCAATCGGGAAATACAATTGGACTATTCCAGATAGAATCTGCTGGTATGCAAGATTTGGCAAAAAGGCTTAAACCTTCTGGATTTGAAGATATTATTGCGATGCTTGCCCTTTATAGACCAGGGCCTATGGAATCAGGAATGCTTGATGACTTTATTGATAGAAAACACGGACGTGCAGAGATTAGCTACTTTTATGATGAGTTTGTAGAGCCACTTAAACCTATTCTTGAGCCAACTTATGGAGTTATTGTTTACCAAGAACAGGTTATGCAAATTGTTCAAACAATTGGTGGTTTTTCACTTGGTGGCGCGGACTTAGTTAGACGGGCAATGGGTAAAAAGATTAAAGAGGAGATGGATAGACTAAAAGGTGAATTTGCCGAAGGTGGAGT comes from the Halarcobacter ebronensis genome and includes:
- a CDS encoding UDP-2,3-diacylglucosamine diphosphatase yields the protein MKYKSIFISDVHLGTKFSNTKFLLDFLKHNDCENLFLVGDIIDGWAIKRRFVWPQTHSDVIQKILKKAKKGCNVTFITGNHDEFLRPFVPLILGNSLEVKNEAEYTSVSGKKYLITHGDFFDSITMTKKWLAILGDYGYDLLLNLNQMLNVIRSRVGIKSKWSLSKYVKDNVKSSISFITAFEATLARHAKYKGYNGIICGHIHKAEIKKIDSIEYLNCGDWVESCTALVETFDGDFKIVSWLYK
- a CDS encoding FlgO family outer membrane protein produces the protein MLKTFAKSCLVVATASIITGCALEIPTTTAKNYEDTSVAKEDKKVQITKQHIQIANDMQKNVTTQYTLEDTINSLATQMMQNTKMNTSKPVLITSFVRLDNFKKTTEFGRIVSESLINEISNRGFNVIEYRGQLAVSINEQGEYFISRNPHKIKDEIPNTYVVVGTYSRQYGKVMLNARVLDNITGKIISSARATYQHNKRNDCVLFKDCQPARTIKIIEEK
- a CDS encoding glycosyltransferase, coding for MKKIKICLISDTVFDVNGVSRFIQDFSKEAIFFEKEFTVITSTSKGTEEEFPNIVNFKPIFRMRMPFYKSLDLVLPPFFKIKKKIKELKPDLLHISTPGTVGLCALISAKLLKIPVAGIYHTDFPAYMYKNTKNAFVRWGTIKFLKLFYSPYKALFSRSDEYFKTLKEQLGFVDEEIYLLKAGINIESFDKSFKDETIWDPYNFDKNRFKVLYVGRISVEKNVHKLLDIWQKGKFENCQLILVGDKELNKEIKDESITYLGRKRGKELSKVYASSDCFIFPSTTDTLGQVVMEAMSSALPVIVTNKGGPKTFVNSDFGYIVDINNYDEVIKAINELSNDKEEYLAKKEKAYLFMRDMSISHSFLDFWQKNEEILEKLRSLK
- the dnaE gene encoding DNA polymerase III subunit alpha, producing the protein MSQTPEFTHLHLHTEYSLLDGANKIKPLAKKVKKMGMKSVAMTDHGNMFGAIDFYNAMRAEGIKPIIGMEAYIHNSEDIGDKTTRQRFHLCLYAKNEIGYKNLMFLSSQAYMHGFYYYPRINKTLLRENSEGLVCSAACLQGEVNWHLNTNNERNVKFGAKGYEKAKEIALGYKEIFGDDFYLEIMRHGIGDQLFVDDLILKISKETGIKVVATNDTHYLEQKDAEAHEAFMCIAMNKLYDDPNRLRHSVHEFYLKSPEQIAKLYADIPEAIATTQEIADKCNLEIKLGNPTPPNFKFTRQKLIELNLEIPEPDQEYSLKNDIALFEHKCREGLEKRLEIVPKEKHEEYRDRLEVEINIINNMKFPGYMLIVWDFVIVAKQMKIPVGPGRGSAAGSLVAYSLFITDIDPMPYGLLFERFLNPERVSMPDIDMDFCQSRRGEIIDYVVQQYGRSNVAQIITFGKLLAKGVIRDVARVLDMPYSKADAMAKLIPDELGINLTQSWEKEPKIKELCETDPQAKRVWDFALALEGLNRNAGTHAAGVVISNEPLWKKTPLFKPSGMETIATQYNGKYVEDVDLIKFDFLGLKTLTVIDEANKLVEKRYGKRINFIHEDVNDLGVYELIQSGNTIGLFQIESAGMQDLAKRLKPSGFEDIIAMLALYRPGPMESGMLDDFIDRKHGRAEISYFYDEFVEPLKPILEPTYGVIVYQEQVMQIVQTIGGFSLGGADLVRRAMGKKIKEEMDRLKGEFAEGGVKKGFVKEHCEELFDLIVKFAGYGFNKSHSAAYGLVTFYTSFLKKYYPTEFMAALLTLEKDNTDKVVKYVDEVKRLKIELFPPDINKSDLVFTATQIDGKEVVMFGMGAIKGAGDVAIKSILTERNKNGNFKDLADLISRIDGTKVNKRVLESLIKAGALDSFAYSRRALLEQIELIVESVGKAMQLKKQTTSSLFGDDKDMLKVEVELEHLPEFEPKEILEFEKASLGFYVSGHPLDSYRDDLEKISYTLSSELSEVADGSQAIIIGKIEEITEKISKKGNKFGIANILDLHGNIEVMLFENRLKELEDDFDLNEPIAFKVKVTHDGDFTRLNILKIETLKDAQKEKIKTKHKEKEEPPLTIAIPYEEKEDIIYKLFDLVAHNQGKRELKIIIKTKLADIELETDFKVTSNVEEYIKQINGAFVVA
- a CDS encoding DJ-1 family glyoxalase III; protein product: MSTLLVPISNGFEEIEALTIVDVCRRADIEVTLASINEIEIVGAHNITIKADALLKDVDADAFDMIALPGGLPNAFNLAKDELLKTILQKFKKENRYIGAICAAPFALHTANVLNDKYTCYPSFEQKIDSSTYVENEIVVKDDKVITSKGPATAMQFALELVKILKGEESFTKVRDGLLFKAS
- a CDS encoding FlgO family outer membrane protein, which translates into the protein MSSKSIKILKYSFTSIFLIIFLTSCSNIAKSIASKSPTYHKNIIGSNDFNSLVEDLIKKQESRLNAEIGNEEVVLVSDFVNIDTLQNHSKLGFLLSEQLKNSLSRRGIIIREIELGRDFQLGHRGFNLLTREQKDIKSSEVDNQFAVVGTYSVTTQSLIVFVKLIDITTGNILSSASSETIVDEEILDLEASGQNRRVIAPMVL
- a CDS encoding patatin-like phospholipase family protein — translated: MSDKKLALALGGGAAKGAFHLGVLDFFEESKITIDAYSGSSIGAIIAASHASGVKAKEQLQIFSSKDIKKLLKFNYFRNGLIRIAENQKILDDLLPIKRLEDIPKEIYLTAYDLRKKELHYFTEGDTQKLCMASSALIPLFRPISYKDMYLIDGGLFDSVPIKPFDKNSYEIIAIDLFPKKIKDEKIRRVTLFKSLQRKLFVQLHENHNFTILNTNQYLTSLEIWDYSMFTFKELEECFKLGYKEAKRHFSSL
- the recJ gene encoding single-stranded-DNA-specific exonuclease RecJ; this encodes MSKITKKELFDILKARHENNQYSRLAQIPEPNSFKDIDLAIKRIKKAIQSNEKITIVGDYDVDGVVSTTIIVDFFKRAGIKVDYIIPNRFTHGYGLSPKIVDMIDEGLVITVDNGISANEAAKKLKEKNIDLIITDHHTVGEELPNAIAIINPKQENCNFPFKDICGAQVAWYLCAALKKELNLNVNLQEFFDLLSVAIIADIMPMTSLNYTMVKYGLKQIKTSNRPAFIKINEMMHKDLYVSDDVGFTIAPKINSAGRMDDASVALSFLLSESVYEANDSLQLLEELNCYRKVLQERISQKAILATQEEDNAVVVWGEDWHEGVIGIVASKLSNAYKKPAFIFSIKNGMAKGSARANANIDLYTIISETSDILKGFGGHKNAAGLSLEAKNLEEFKKRINEILDIEPEDLHIEHDVLGELDVSCVDNEFLDIIEKFEPYGLGNHRPIFKVTNSKIIKSQLFGKDKNHLKLTLNNNGFIFEALQFYTENRDFKEYVDLVISINKNEFRGEISPQFLIQDIL